From a region of the Deinococcus terrestris genome:
- the pdxR gene encoding MocR-like pyridoxine biosynthesis transcription factor PdxR: MAGAGVRPAVRADAGLPTELPPPLPGEALHARVARTLRGAIVAGTLPQGTRLPGHRALAGRLGVSRNTLVDALEQLEAEGYLQTRPRSGTRVAVPAPPPADAPPSPLPLSAWASRALAGAVPDVGGDYVVDFRVGQPVPELYPAGAWAQALARQARAAEYALPPDPDAELGPLETRRALAAYLNAERGARVTPDMVMLTGGTQASLDALARVFLEEGRVAALEDPTYPGARAALGATGATLWPVPVDEQGLDPAALPRQATLLYLTPGAQYPTTALLPAARQAEVVAWAARSGAFVLEDDYAADLHHGGRPPAAMQGLAPERVILLGSFSKSLAPVTRSGYLVAPREVVRVLAGTRPLTDRAPATLDARALADVLASGAYARHLRGARQAIRHRHEVLLAALDAELPGWRVTPARAGLHVHLTLPPGLPEAEVIQQAAAAGVALTPAGPLAQLPRPPAVLLAFAHLTPERLRAGVGRLARAMAPNARNSVDTSR; encoded by the coding sequence CTGGCTGGAGCGGGAGTTCGCCCGGCCGTGAGGGCCGACGCCGGGCTGCCCACCGAGTTGCCCCCGCCCCTGCCCGGCGAGGCGCTGCACGCGCGGGTGGCCCGCACCCTGCGGGGGGCCATCGTGGCGGGCACACTGCCGCAGGGCACCCGCCTGCCGGGCCACCGCGCCCTCGCCGGGCGGCTGGGGGTGTCGCGCAACACGCTGGTGGACGCGCTGGAGCAACTGGAGGCCGAAGGCTACCTCCAGACCCGCCCGCGCAGCGGCACCCGTGTGGCCGTGCCCGCGCCGCCCCCGGCCGATGCCCCACCCTCTCCCCTGCCCCTCAGCGCGTGGGCCAGCCGTGCCCTCGCGGGGGCCGTGCCTGACGTGGGCGGGGACTATGTGGTGGACTTCCGGGTCGGCCAACCCGTGCCCGAGCTGTACCCGGCGGGTGCCTGGGCGCAGGCCCTCGCGCGGCAGGCCCGCGCCGCCGAATACGCCCTTCCCCCCGACCCCGACGCCGAACTCGGCCCGCTGGAGACGCGCCGGGCACTCGCCGCATACCTGAATGCCGAGCGCGGAGCCCGCGTGACCCCCGACATGGTGATGTTGACGGGGGGCACCCAGGCTTCCCTGGACGCTCTGGCCCGCGTCTTTCTGGAGGAGGGGCGGGTCGCTGCGCTCGAAGACCCCACCTACCCCGGCGCCCGCGCCGCGCTGGGAGCGACGGGGGCGACCCTCTGGCCCGTGCCGGTAGACGAGCAGGGGCTGGACCCCGCCGCCCTGCCCAGGCAGGCTACGCTGCTGTACCTCACGCCGGGAGCGCAGTACCCCACGACGGCGCTGCTCCCCGCCGCGCGGCAGGCGGAGGTGGTCGCGTGGGCGGCCCGCTCCGGCGCCTTCGTGCTGGAGGACGACTACGCCGCCGACCTGCACCACGGCGGGCGGCCCCCAGCGGCGATGCAGGGCCTCGCGCCGGAGCGGGTGATCTTGCTGGGGAGCTTTTCCAAGAGCCTCGCCCCCGTGACCCGGAGCGGCTACCTCGTGGCCCCGCGTGAGGTGGTCCGTGTGCTGGCGGGCACCCGGCCCCTGACCGACCGCGCCCCCGCCACGCTGGACGCCCGCGCCCTGGCCGACGTGCTGGCCTCGGGGGCTTATGCCCGGCACCTGCGGGGGGCGCGGCAGGCGATCCGGCACCGCCACGAGGTGCTGCTCGCGGCCCTGGACGCCGAGTTGCCCGGCTGGAGGGTCACCCCGGCGCGGGCTGGGCTGCATGTCCACCTCACCCTGCCCCCCGGCCTGCCCGAGGCGGAGGTCATTCAGCAGGCCGCCGCTGCCGGGGTCGCGTTGACTCCGGCCGGGCCACTGGCACAGCTGCCGCGTCCGCCCGCCGTGCTGCTCGCCTTCGCGCACCTGACCCCCGAGCGGCTGCGGGCAGGCGTGGGGCGGCTGGCACGGGCGATGGCCCCGAACGCGAGAAACTCCGTCGACACTTCCCGGTGA